One genomic region from Nilaparvata lugens isolate BPH chromosome 3, ASM1435652v1, whole genome shotgun sequence encodes:
- the LOC111061942 gene encoding uncharacterized protein LOC111061942 encodes MEWKRPDSLESPIVWSRFEGKPHRDQSPLKYIVQDITEDLIEDAVEHMTRYFLVRENITSCIGYLEDKVSTDELRDVWRQALKQGVGLVALVQDPEDESRKKIAGVNMTLIVTLEDKEKSENKKSEFMEKIKGKLWKKTLRTLLELESNVDVGNLYGGQSTKYMSAYGLSVAPQYNGDGVGYQLLMARTPLCRALGVALTVTAFTGPASQYLAKKAGFETIASLDYSTYEHDGELAYPRLDGCCLLMAKRIPVRDD; translated from the exons ATGGAGTGGAAACGGCCAGATAGTTTAGAATCACCCATCGTTTGGAGTAGATTTGAGGGAAAACCACATAGAGATCAATCACCACTCAAGTATATCGTCCAGGATATAACAGAAGATTTGATAGAGGATGCTGTTGAACACATGACACGATATTTCCTTGTTAGAGAGAATATAACAAGCTGTATAG GTTATTTGGAAGATAAAGTGTCCACAGATGAACTGAGAGATGTTTGGCGACAAGCCCTGAAACAGGGGGTTGGTTTGGTGGCGCTAGTTCAGGATCCAGAGGATGAAAGTCGAAAGAAGATAGCTGGAGTTAACATGACCTTAATTGTGACTTTGGAAGATAAAGAGAAGAGTGAGAATAAAAAATCTGAATTCATGGAGAAG ATCAAAGGAAAACTGTGGAAAAAGACGCTTCGAACACTGCTCGAGCTGGAGAGTAATGTTGACGTGGGCAATCTGTATGGTGGGCAATCCACCAAGTACATGTCAGCGTACGGTCTGAGTGTTGCCCCCCAATACAACGGCGACGGAGTCGGGTATCAGCTGTTGATGGCTCGCACTCCCCTCTGCAGAGCACTGGGCGTCGCCCTCACTGTCACCGCATTCACGGGCCCTGCATCGCAGTACTTGGCCAAAAAGGCTGGCTTCGAAACTATAGCTTCTCTCGACTACTCTACCTATGAGCATGATGGCGAACTAGCTTATCCTAGGCTGGATGGCTGCTGTCTCCTTATGGCTAAACGCATTCCTGTAAGGGATGATTGA